A window of the Hevea brasiliensis isolate MT/VB/25A 57/8 chromosome 6, ASM3005281v1, whole genome shotgun sequence genome harbors these coding sequences:
- the LOC110649801 gene encoding S-norcoclaurine synthase 1, whose amino-acid sequence MGNEEGWTKDVGGSLPVENVQALASKKLKDIPHRYIRPDLEFDEVSMDESLQIPVIDMSKLVRNQSGHGDELGELHRACENWGFFQLINHGVPAEVIENMKMEIKEFFKLPLEEKMSCAQLPNDIQGYGQAFVVSEEQKLDWGDMLFLLSKPASIRNMRFWPTTPTSFRATFDKYSSEVQRVAVCLLRLMGRNLGIDPEKLRSIFEDGTQAIRMNYYPPCVEANKVMGLNTHSDSTGLTLLIQANEVQGLQIKKNGKWVPITPIPGAFIVNIGDIIEIMSNGKYKSIEHRAAVNPENERLSIAAFHGPNLKSIIAPLEDLVKEETPNYKSLTHEEFVKLVVSSKLDGKSLVGRMKLLH is encoded by the exons ATGGGGAACGAAGAAGGGTGGACAAAGGACGTAGGAGGTTCTCTTCCTGTTGAGAATGTGCAGGCACTTGCTTCCAAGAAGCTTAAGGACATACCACACAGATACATCCGGCCTGACCTGGAATTTGACGAGGTTTCCATGGATGAATCTCTCCAAATTCCAGTGATTGATATGAGCAAGTTGGTGCGAAATCAATCAGGCCATGGTGATGAACTGGGTGAGCTTCACAGGGCCTGCGAAAACTGGGGATTTTTCCAG CTGATAAATCATGGGGTTCCAGCAGAAGTGATAGAGAATATGAAGATGGAGATAAAAGAGTTCTTTAAGCTGCCATTGGAGGAGAAGATGTCCTGTGCTCAGCTGCCAAATGATATTCAAGGGTATGGGCAAGCCTTTGTTGTTTCTGAAGAGCAAAAGCTTGATTGGGGTGACATGCTTTTCCTTCTTTCCAAGCCTGCCTCAATAAGAAATATGCGATTTTGGCCTACTACTCCCACTTCTTTTAG AGCAACCTTTGACAAGTATTCATCAGAGGTGCAAAGAGTTGCAGTATGCTTGTTGCGGTTGATGGGCAGGAATTTGGGGATAGACCCAGAGAAGCTTAGAAGCATATTTGAAGATGGAACACAAGCGATAAGAATGAACTATTATCCACCTTGTGTAGAGGCAAACAAGGTCATGGGCCTAAATACTCACTCTGATTCCACTGGATTGACATTGTTAATTCAAGCAAATGAAGTTCAAGGATTACAAATCAAGAAAAATGGTAAATGGGTACCCATCACACCCATCCCTGGTGCTTTTATTGTCAATATTGGTGACATCATTGAG ATAATGAGCAATGGGAAATATAAGAGCATAGAGCACAGAGCTGCTGTAAACCCAGAAAACGAAAGGCTTTCAATTGCAGCATTTCATGGTCCAAATTTGAAGAGCATTATAGCACCTCTGGAAGATCTTGTTAAGGAAGAGACACCAAATTACAAGTCCTTGACACATGAAGAATTTGTGAAGCTGGTTGTGAGCAGCAAACTTGATGGTAAAAGCTTAGTGGGTCGCATGAAATTGCTACACTGA